From Methylophaga thalassica:
CGTCGCAAAAACAATATTGCCCCGCTGCTCAATATCCATGACAGAACTCCGGTCATTCATGTGTCGAGAATGTATCCGAGTGAATATTGTGGCACTGCACTGGTTGTGCCCTTAGCAAAAGATCCAACTAATCCTAATGGGGTTATTGTCTACGACTGCCGTTATGATCCCACCGATCTGATTGAGCTTGATGCAGAGACATTACAGCAACGTTTATTTACCCCCTCAGTCGATCTGGCTGAAGGTATTCAACGACCGGCCCTCAAAACCATTCATATCAATAAATGCCCAGTGGTTGTGCCGGCAGCGACGTTAAATGAGGATGCCGCAAAACGCTTAGATATTGATCGTGCCCAGCATCAACGTCACCTGGACATGTTGAATGCGGCAGGTGATTTAAACGAAAAGCTGTCACAGATTTTTACACCTAAACCATTTGATCCGGTCGCTGATCCTGATGCCAGTCTCTACAGCGGTGGTTTTTTCAGTGACAATGATAAACGCAAGATGGAGCTTATTCGTTCAGCTGAGCCGGATATGTTAAAAACATTATCTATCCCTTTTGAAGACTCGCGTCTGGCCGAGATGTTATTCCGTTATCGTGCTCGTAACTGGCCTGATTCCTTGACTGAAGATGAACAAGATCAATGGCTGCAATATCGTCAGCAACGACTGGCAGATGAGACACCAGACGCTATTCTTAACTTCTCAAGGTTTTATTCAGCGCTTGCTGAAGCAAAGCAACAAGATTTGCCTGAACAAAAACAAAAAGTTCTGGCTGAACTCACCCACTACGCCAGCCAATTAGCTGCTGAACTTGGTTACCAAGCGAACTAATATGACTCAGCAAGTCGACATTCTACTTACTACCCTTAATGCGCGTTATATGCATTCAGCATTTGGGCTGCGCTATCTTCTCGCCAATATGGAAGAACTGGCGTCCAAAACTAAAATGCTCGAGTTCACCATTCAGGAACAGACACTGAATATCGCCGAGCAGCTATTGCAGTATCAACCTAAAATTATCGGATTTAGTGTCTATATCTGGAATATTCGTGAAATCAGCGACATTGTCACCGTCATTAAACAAATCTCACCCGACACCGTTATCGTGCTTGGTGGGCCGGAAGTCGGCCATTACCCGGATGTACCGGATATCTGTGCATTAGCTGATTTTGTGATCAGTGGGCCGGGTGAAAAAAGCTTTCGAGAGCTGTGCCGCCAAATTTTAGACAAGGCACGGCCTGAAACAAAATATATTGATGGTATCGCTACTGAGTTAGCTGAATTACAATTGCCCTACCACCTCTACAATGAAGAAGATATTCGTAACCGGCTGATTTATGTCGAAGCGTCTCGTGGTTGCCCGTTTAAGTGCGAATTCTGTTTATCGGCATTAGATAAAACAGCTACCGCCTTCCCGCTGGAATCATTCCTGGCTGAAATGGACGCATTGTGGCAACGCGGCGTTCGTAACTTTAAATTTATTGATCGCACTTTCAACCTGAAGGTCTCCACCAGTATTCGTATTCTGGAATTTTTCCTTGAACGAATGACGGATGATTTATATCTCCACTTTGAAGTGGTGCCTGATAATCTGCCTGATAAATTGAAAGAGGCGCTGAAACGTTTCCCACCCAATAGTCTGCAATTTGAAATTGGTATTCAGACTTTTGACAGCGATATTCAAACTCTTATCAGCCGTAAACAAAACAATGATAAAACCCGAGAGAATATTCGCTGGTTGAGGGAACATACTGGTGCTCACTTACACACCGATCTGATTTTTGGTCTGCCCTCTGACTCGCTGGATAATTTTGCTGAGAGTTTTAATCAATTGGTCGCTCTGAACCCGCATGAAATTCAGCTAGGCATTCTGAAACGGCTGCGTGGTGCGCCACTTAATCGTCATAATGAAAACTTCGCTTTAAACTATAATCCACAAGCGCCGTATAATATTTTATCGACCAGCAGCGTCGATTTTATGACGATGCAACGGGTAAATCGCTTTGCACGATTCTGGGATATGATTGGCAATTCCGGCCGCTTTATTAATACGCTGCCACTTATCCTGGCTGACGATGCATTTCTCCGCTTTATGCTTGTGTCTGACCGGCTTTTTGAAATAAGTGGCAGCACCTGGAAAATCGCACTCAAACGATTATTTGAACTGCTCTTTGTCGTGTTAACTGAGGATTTAGCGATTGATGAACAGACAGTCAAAGATCACCTAAAACTTGATTACGCTCGAGCAGGTGTTAAAGGTATTTTGGACTACGAGAACTTACCAAGCCTGAATAAGCCGGCAAAAGCCGGGGTGGCCAATAAGCGTCAGCGCTATCATGGCTAAAACTGACTGAACGAAAATGCTTGCAGCACTTTTCAATTTAATCATACATGCGCTCATAAAGGGATGAGAGACAAGCTATGACCAGACAATCCAACGCATCTCAACAAGTCATTGCCAGCCCTTGTCTGCGGAAATGTTGCCTGGATGAACGCGATGTCTGTTTGGGCTGCTATCGCCGGATTGATGAAATCACTGGCTGGGCAGCCATGGATAACACGGCAAAATTACAAACACTGGAACGTTGTCAGCAACGCAGACAGTTACGTTTAGCACAAAAAAGAAAAACTAAATAATCAGTTTTGAGAGGGTTTTAAACTGAGGGTGACGGGCATCACCAAGACACTCAAATAACAGTGACTCGATATTGGTAATCACTGCTCCGGCATCACGAAGTCTGTTTAAGGCACTCTGATAGTGTTTGTTATCACGTGAACATACCGCTTCTTCTATCACAAAAACCTCAAACCCTTGCTTAAGCAGATCCAATGCTGTCTGCAATATGCAGATATGCGTTTCCATGCCAGTTAAAAATACTTGCTGATATTCAGATTGCTTTAGCACAGCAGCAATACCATCGACTTGCCAGGCTGAAAACTGTGTTTTTTCAAAAACAGATGTATTCGCTGGTAAAACCTCCTGAATACCTGCCACTGTATGTCCTAAACCGTTGGGATACTGCTCAGTCACTAACACAGGTAAAGCCAGCACATCAGCCGCAGCAAGCAGAGTCTGCACAGAGGTTTGAATCAGTTGCTGCTGCTCTTGTGGCATGGCTGACAGAAGTCGATCCTGAATATCGACTACTATCAGCACGCCCTTTTCAGCACTGGCTATAGATAAGGCTTTACTCACTTAGGAAGTGCCTTTACCCAGCCAGTTATTAATATCAACCAAATCATTCACACTCAAAATACCGGCGGCTTGTTTCAATCGCAGTGTATCCAGAATGTAATCATAACGAGAACGTGCATAATCACGTTTTGCACTGAACAGATTACGACGTGCATTAAGAACATCAACGGTTGTCCGTGTACCCACATCATAGCCAGCTTCTGTCGACTCTAATGCTTTTTGGTTTGAAACCACCGCTTGTTTAAGCGCTGTAACACGGCTAATTCCAGACATCACTCCATTATAGGACTCACGTGTTTGCCTGGTCACGGCACGACGTTGTTGTTCTTCAACCTGCATGGTTTCGTCTAGACGATGACCTGCTTCACGTGTCCTGGATGATACTG
This genomic window contains:
- a CDS encoding B12-binding domain-containing radical SAM protein yields the protein MTQQVDILLTTLNARYMHSAFGLRYLLANMEELASKTKMLEFTIQEQTLNIAEQLLQYQPKIIGFSVYIWNIREISDIVTVIKQISPDTVIVLGGPEVGHYPDVPDICALADFVISGPGEKSFRELCRQILDKARPETKYIDGIATELAELQLPYHLYNEEDIRNRLIYVEASRGCPFKCEFCLSALDKTATAFPLESFLAEMDALWQRGVRNFKFIDRTFNLKVSTSIRILEFFLERMTDDLYLHFEVVPDNLPDKLKEALKRFPPNSLQFEIGIQTFDSDIQTLISRKQNNDKTRENIRWLREHTGAHLHTDLIFGLPSDSLDNFAESFNQLVALNPHEIQLGILKRLRGAPLNRHNENFALNYNPQAPYNILSTSSVDFMTMQRVNRFARFWDMIGNSGRFINTLPLILADDAFLRFMLVSDRLFEISGSTWKIALKRLFELLFVVLTEDLAIDEQTVKDHLKLDYARAGVKGILDYENLPSLNKPAKAGVANKRQRYHG
- the sbcB gene encoding exodeoxyribonuclease I; protein product: MNTLYWHDYETSGTDPRYDRPLQFAGIRTDEDLNIIGEPLMIYCKPANDFLPHPQASLITGITPQKAQQEGLTEAEFIARIHAELAEPGTCGVGYNSLRFDDEFTRFSLFRNFYDAYAREWQNGNSRWDIIDMVRLTRALRPEGINWPDHDDGKPSFRLEHLTAANNIEQIGAHDALVDVYATIEIAKLIKNAQPKLFDYVYQNRRKNNIAPLLNIHDRTPVIHVSRMYPSEYCGTALVVPLAKDPTNPNGVIVYDCRYDPTDLIELDAETLQQRLFTPSVDLAEGIQRPALKTIHINKCPVVVPAATLNEDAAKRLDIDRAQHQRHLDMLNAAGDLNEKLSQIFTPKPFDPVADPDASLYSGGFFSDNDKRKMELIRSAEPDMLKTLSIPFEDSRLAEMLFRYRARNWPDSLTEDEQDQWLQYRQQRLADETPDAILNFSRFYSALAEAKQQDLPEQKQKVLAELTHYASQLAAELGYQAN
- a CDS encoding DUF1289 domain-containing protein, whose amino-acid sequence is MTRQSNASQQVIASPCLRKCCLDERDVCLGCYRRIDEITGWAAMDNTAKLQTLERCQQRRQLRLAQKRKTK
- a CDS encoding isochorismatase family protein; this encodes MSKALSIASAEKGVLIVVDIQDRLLSAMPQEQQQLIQTSVQTLLAAADVLALPVLVTEQYPNGLGHTVAGIQEVLPANTSVFEKTQFSAWQVDGIAAVLKQSEYQQVFLTGMETHICILQTALDLLKQGFEVFVIEEAVCSRDNKHYQSALNRLRDAGAVITNIESLLFECLGDARHPQFKTLSKLII